The window TTTTCAGTTTTTTCGCCAGCAGTTGTTTTAGGTGTTAAAGCTTCTTCGTCTGCGGGTGTTGGAGAAATTATTTTCTCCTCCTGCGCGTTTTCGCGCAACGTAATTTCTTTTTCGACATTCGCCGATTTCGCTTCTCTATCGACGGGTAAATTAATTATTTTGCCTTGGGACTTATGCACCAGTTCCGGTACCCAATTAACAACATAGGGAACGGGGAAATTAATGTAGTCGCGGGTTACAAAGCCACTGTGCGTCCATTCGCGCAACATCAGCGTCAGGTGCCAAGTGCCCACAGGCGGCTCACTAAAGGGCACTTCAAACATATTGCTACCCAGAAAATGCTGGCCAAAAATTTCTCCGACGTAAGCGCCAGCCAGTGCAACGCCATCAAACTCGCCGCCGCTATAAGGCTGTCGCAATCCCCATAATTCTACGGCTAAGGTTCCGCTTACATCCCCAACGGGACGATTATTTAACACTTTATCGACATTCAGATATAAGGTGTTATCCACAATCTGAAAGCTGCAATTTCCTTCGATGACGGGAGATGAAAATTCTTGGTTTGCATGTGAAAGAGGAGAGTTAAGCATGGCGCATTTCCTTGTTATTAAAATCGCGGCGATTCTAATTCATTTGCGACACAATTTTTTTATCTGGCACAACCATTTTAAAAAAAATGGCGCGAAATACTTTTATATTTTCCTCGTATTAAAACCTTACACTAAAACGCCCTAAAGCAGGGCGTTTTGGTCTTGAAATTAAACGGTAGTTTGGGGTGTTAACAACCTGTTGGAAGATTCATTCTTTTTCCGCGGAATACCAAAAACAAAGGCTGCGCCCGGAATTCGACGAAGAAGCTCGTAGGCGAACGCGCAACTGGCTAGCGTGAGAAGAATCAGCGCAGTGGCTTCAATACCCGGCGGCAGATCGTAAGGGCGAAGCCAAAACGCGAATACCAGAATGCAGGTTTGGTGCAAAATGTAGTAGCAATAAACCCCGCGGTTTAAATATTGTACCGCGCGGTTTTCGCGGCAAAAAATTACTTGCGCCCAGCCGAGAATAGTCAGTAACCAAAGCCATTTGTTCAGTGCCCATAATCCCGTTGTAAGCCACTCGACAAGAGCGCCCTCGCCAAGTTCACCGCCAGAAAAACTAAAGGCAATAAACCCATAAGTGAGGATGGCCATCGGAAGTGTCGCATGCCGTAGGTGCTTAATCCATTGCCAGCACCTTGGCTGCGAGTAAATGAGTATGCCGAATAGAAATGCTATGCCATAGCGGCCGTGATTAAAGTAGTCGCCAAACAGGGCGTTGGTTGGCGGGTAATCCTCGTACAGCCAGCGGCTGTTTAAACTGAGCAGGATAACCGGCAGCAGCACAACGGTAATCCAGGCGGGGAATTGCGATAATACAAGCCGTAGCCACGCCCGCAGGCGCGACCCCATCGCATAGTACGCTGCGCCGGCTGCAAGTGAATAGGTCAGCAAATAGGGGAGATACCAGAGATGGTTCCAGGTGATATGGAGGTCGTCGATGGTTTTATGTCCCTCAAACAAAGGAGAGTCTTGATCCAGGTAGGCACCCCAAAATGACAGGTAACTGTAGCCGCGCTCGATCAGCCCAATGTGCACTGCTTCTATGTATACCTGCGGAACCACAACAACCAGCATGCCGAAAATGAGTGGAACAATCAGGCGTGTGGGTTGTTGAATAAAAAAGCGACTGGGCTTTTTGCGCTGCAACATTGTGGCGACAGCGAAACCGCTGATAATAAACAGCAGCGACATTCGCCACTGGTTGGACCACAGCATCAGAAACTGTAAGCTCTCGCTTTGGTGAAGGCTTTTATAATGCCAGCCCCAATCAGCGACGTAATACATCCCTGTGTGGTAGAAAATGAGCAGCGCAAAAGCGCCAACCCGCAGCCAGTCGAACTCGTGATAACGCATATTTTGCATACAGAATGTCCCGCAATCGTGGTCAGAAATACCAGCGCATGGTGGTCGCGGAGCATGCTAAAAGGTAGCGCTAAGTGATTGATTTACGTGCAATAGTGATAACCGGAAGCCCACTGGGACGAGTGTGGTGCGTGGGGTTAACTTACAGATGACAGAGGTCCAACGGGCGGATAAATTCAAGCAGCATTTTTTGATGCACCAGCGACTTTGGTGCACGGTGCTGCTGCTTCTTTGGGGCGCACTCAACGTGTTGGTACTCACCACAACTGTGTTGATGGACGCGGCCAGCTTTGGGCGCCCGTTGCCAATCTGGGAACCTCTGTGTTGGGAGTTAACCAGCACAACGGCGATTCTGTTGTTGATCTGGGCGATGACAATCGTCCTGCCCCGCTGGATAGAAAATAAACCCTGGTATCAGCAGGCGCTGTTACATCTGCTATTAACCATACCGTTTTCACTGGTACATGTGCTCACGATGATGGCCTTGCGCAAGCTGTGGTACTGGCTTGCGGGTAGCCTGTATCAGCCGTTCGACGCTGGTTGGTGGTATGTGCTTTTTTACGAGTTCCGCAAAGACTTTATGAGCTACTTCCTCATCCTCTTTGTGATTTCCGGCTACCGACTTATGGTGTTGCGGCTTCGTGGAGAGGCCACCTATGTACCCACGGGAGAAAAGTCGGTGCCCGTGGAGGAAAGTCCGCCCCAGCAACTGCTGGTCAAGAAGCTCGGTAAAGAGTTTTTAATCCACACAGCTGACATAGAATGGGTTGAAGCCGCAGGCAACTACGCCAATCTACATGTGGGCGCGGCGGTGTATCCCATGCGCATTACCATGGCACGGCTCGCCGAACTGCTACCTGCACCTGGTTTTATTCGTATTCACCGCTCGACTATTGTCAGCAGTCGAGCGGTCGCACATATCGAACCGCTGGACACGGGAGATCACCGAGTGACGCTAAAAGATGGTAAGGTTTTGAGCTTGTCCCGCCGCTACCGAGAGCATTTTCGCGATTCGTTAGCCGTTGGCAGCTAGGCACCGACGTAATCGAGCCCAGTCCAGCCGCTGTATGAGTTGGCTTTCTCTATTTATACGTGTGGTTTTGTGAATTCGTTCGTTGGCGTTATTCTTGGCGGCGATTCCCAAAAGTAGTGACCGAAAGAAGTTACCAAAAGAACTTCCTAACAGTAGCTACTAGAAATAGTTATTAGAAGTCGCTATTGGAAGTCGCTCCCAGCACTCATTCTCGGCGCAGTCGAAATAAATAGTTCGCCGAGGTAACGATCATTTCCTTTTGTGCCCTATCGATAAACTCCAGATTCGTAGGCCGTTGCGGCAGAGCCACGCGGTAGAGAAACTGGCCAGTGGGTGTAAAAACCTGAATACCGTTTTCTGTTGCCACATAGATATTGCCGTCTGCGTCTTCCTCCAACCCATCTGGCGCGGCCGCGCTAACACCTTCAGTGTTGAGGGTAGCGAACGCCTCTGGCTCAGCGACAACGCCTGGTTGCACAACAGGGTAGCGCAGGAACGCGTTGGTCCCCATGTCGACCACATACAGGAATTTGCCGTTCTTGCTCAACAATATCCCGTTTGGTTTGTCCAGATTGGCGTCGAGCAAATGGGCTTCACCGTCGTGGCCAACATAGTAGATGCCGTTAACTGGTTGATGACGATGCTTTACCGGGTCCCAGGCTGGGTCCGTAAAATAGGCGCCGCCATGATCGTCCAGTGTGATGTCATTGGGGTGATTGAAGCGTTTCCCCTGGAAGCCACGTAGTAATGGGCGCAAGGTTGCGGTTTTTGGGTCGTACAGCGTAATGCGACCAAGCTCCTGAGTACATATCCAAAGCTTTCCCGTGTCGTCCATTGCCATACCATTGGCGGCGTGGGTTGCTTCCTGTTCGGTGGCCAGCTCCCCAGTGCGCAAATTATATTTATACAGTTTGCTGGCAAATATATCGGTAAAAAACAGCAGGTCCTCTCCATCCCATGTTGGCCCTTCCGCTAGCTCAAAGGCCGGTAAGTTGAGTTGTTCAACGCGAAAGGGATTGGCGCCCGAAGGCCCTTTACGCAGCTCTGGCGCGCAGCCGAGCAGTAGCGAGGTAAGGAGTAATAGCGAAGCTGATCGAAGCATAGATTGGGCAAGAGAAGATTACGTCATTAATACATGCAGTCTAGCTTATAAAGCGGCTCCAGGTTAGTGCCAGCGGGTGCACCCGTCGGACCCAGATGGCGCACTGTCATAATTTGTGTAAATTGCGAGCCGATGCAATAAAAAATTCATCGATATTAGTGATATCTGGCGAGGGCTTAAATCCGCCGCAGGCCGCGGTGTTTCGGCGCTAAACACTCACGCATTTCGAAATATTGCAATTGTGTATATCGCCTTGAGTGCACATGAGAAATACGTATTGCTCGTCTCTAATTCTGTCACAGAGTCACCTTTTAATAGCGCCTCCCCTAACCCGAGAGACGTTATTTATGAACAAGCAAGCGCTTTTGATTTGTGGATTCATCCTGACTTTCGTGGCCACACTGCCAGCCAAAGCCGCTGTGGTAAGCCACAACTACAGCTACTTCAAATTGTGGATCGATTGCAATAAGCGATCTGCGGTTAAATTCGACTACTTATTATGGTCAGACTCCGGCAATCAAAGTCGGCCATCTGCTTTCACTACCGATCCGTACATCAGTGCCAGCTGTCAGCAAAAATCAACCAAATCATACGAGTCCGTCCACTCCGGGTACGATCGCGGTCACATGGTCGCCTCCAATCATATGGACTTCAGTGCTACCGCAATCAAGCGCGCAAATTACATGACAAATATCCTGCCGCAGGTGAGTCAGATGAATCAGGGCGCCTGGCTAAAAACCGAAGAAATTACCGAATGCTACCGTGAGTATACCGACATCCGCGTGCTCGGCGGCCCGGTTTGGTCTGCCGGTGTGAAAAACAATTATTTCTTAAGCTCCCACGGTACACCAACACCGAAGAAGTACTGGAAAGTGCTGATCAAACAGGACTATTACGGCAACGTTATAGACGCAATCGGTTGGATTATTAACAATGATACCGCAGCAACAAAAAGTAAACTCGATAACTACTTAAAGAGCATCAACGCCATCGAAAGCGCAACCGGTGAAAGCATTCCCGTACCCAGCAGCTTTAAGTACATGGTACCGTCCAAATCCTGGTCGCTGCCTTCCGGGTGTGATTTAAGTTAAGGTTGAGATTGCATATATGTGGCCGTGTGCAAAACACAGTCTATTCGCCGACGCAACATAGTGGTGGGGTAATCAGGCAACTGCGCTACTCACAATGCTTGCGTATCACGCTTTAGTGAGACATATCTGCCCTGCGGGTGTTTGTTGGTATGCACTGCAGGGTAGGTACGGCGGGCCGACTTGTATTTGCAGTCGCTCCACCCACTGCGCCAGTGACTGCACAGATATACCTGACAGTCGCGTAATTGCTTTGATTTGTTCGGCTCGATAAGCTTGGTAAATATTGATCATGTGAAATCACTGTAGTACGAAATACCTAGTAGCGCAGGCTAACGACCTTGTCCTTGGGTAAGTATCTACTAAAAAGCGGCTCGAAAGCCTTTGTGGTGGACTTAGACATTGTAAATTCTTGATGCGTTTGCGGATATTTGATAGCTTCGCCTATTGATATACGGAACCAAGGAAAACACAATGCAAGTTCGGAAACAAGCATTCTCGATTATCTCCCTCTTTACCTATCTCTTCATCCTTTTTCTAATACCAAAAGCGATTGCTCAGGAGTACTCCCCGATACCGGCAGGGGTATT of the Teredinibacter turnerae T7901 genome contains:
- a CDS encoding helix-hairpin-helix domain-containing protein; translation: MLNSPLSHANQEFSSPVIEGNCSFQIVDNTLYLNVDKVLNNRPVGDVSGTLAVELWGLRQPYSGGEFDGVALAGAYVGEIFGQHFLGSNMFEVPFSEPPVGTWHLTLMLREWTHSGFVTRDYINFPVPYVVNWVPELVHKSQGKIINLPVDREAKSANVEKEITLRENAQEEKIISPTPADEEALTPKTTAGEKTEKLEPAETASIKIPTADATQAKTAPAEKSPSDTAPAKTTSTETKPASQVKSSPIGAPKKLKKVAKAKAIELVNVNSASLAEVQNLKGVSTALAKEIIARRPYKETGDLLKVKGMGAKLLEKLRTSITI
- a CDS encoding acyltransferase family protein gives rise to the protein MQNMRYHEFDWLRVGAFALLIFYHTGMYYVADWGWHYKSLHQSESLQFLMLWSNQWRMSLLFIISGFAVATMLQRKKPSRFFIQQPTRLIVPLIFGMLVVVVPQVYIEAVHIGLIERGYSYLSFWGAYLDQDSPLFEGHKTIDDLHITWNHLWYLPYLLTYSLAAGAAYYAMGSRLRAWLRLVLSQFPAWITVVLLPVILLSLNSRWLYEDYPPTNALFGDYFNHGRYGIAFLFGILIYSQPRCWQWIKHLRHATLPMAILTYGFIAFSFSGGELGEGALVEWLTTGLWALNKWLWLLTILGWAQVIFCRENRAVQYLNRGVYCYYILHQTCILVFAFWLRPYDLPPGIEATALILLTLASCAFAYELLRRIPGAAFVFGIPRKKNESSNRLLTPQTTV
- a CDS encoding LytR/AlgR family response regulator transcription factor; the encoded protein is MTEVQRADKFKQHFLMHQRLWCTVLLLLWGALNVLVLTTTVLMDAASFGRPLPIWEPLCWELTSTTAILLLIWAMTIVLPRWIENKPWYQQALLHLLLTIPFSLVHVLTMMALRKLWYWLAGSLYQPFDAGWWYVLFYEFRKDFMSYFLILFVISGYRLMVLRLRGEATYVPTGEKSVPVEESPPQQLLVKKLGKEFLIHTADIEWVEAAGNYANLHVGAAVYPMRITMARLAELLPAPGFIRIHRSTIVSSRAVAHIEPLDTGDHRVTLKDGKVLSLSRRYREHFRDSLAVGS
- a CDS encoding SMP-30/gluconolactonase/LRE family protein, translating into MLRSASLLLLTSLLLGCAPELRKGPSGANPFRVEQLNLPAFELAEGPTWDGEDLLFFTDIFASKLYKYNLRTGELATEQEATHAANGMAMDDTGKLWICTQELGRITLYDPKTATLRPLLRGFQGKRFNHPNDITLDDHGGAYFTDPAWDPVKHRHQPVNGIYYVGHDGEAHLLDANLDKPNGILLSKNGKFLYVVDMGTNAFLRYPVVQPGVVAEPEAFATLNTEGVSAAAPDGLEEDADGNIYVATENGIQVFTPTGQFLYRVALPQRPTNLEFIDRAQKEMIVTSANYLFRLRRE
- a CDS encoding DNA/RNA non-specific endonuclease; this encodes MNKQALLICGFILTFVATLPAKAAVVSHNYSYFKLWIDCNKRSAVKFDYLLWSDSGNQSRPSAFTTDPYISASCQQKSTKSYESVHSGYDRGHMVASNHMDFSATAIKRANYMTNILPQVSQMNQGAWLKTEEITECYREYTDIRVLGGPVWSAGVKNNYFLSSHGTPTPKKYWKVLIKQDYYGNVIDAIGWIINNDTAATKSKLDNYLKSINAIESATGESIPVPSSFKYMVPSKSWSLPSGCDLS